The proteins below come from a single Nocardioides eburneiflavus genomic window:
- a CDS encoding NAD(P)/FAD-dependent oxidoreductase, giving the protein MVIVGASAAGLSAADGLREGGYDGRIVILGDEQHEPYDRPTLSKKLLVSQGEPQLHALRTPERLEADGVTLLLGHRAVGLDVDRHYVVTENGDAVPWDAVIITTGSRPRTLVTTEAETLPVLRTPADLGLLREAAARYGQVTLIGAGLIGLEIASSLSGHHVEVTVINDLELPLRNILGEPVAEQVRELHRRHGVDLLLGVSVESVSGGPGSYSVQLSDGSTHRTSFVLVGIGVEANDEWLDGSGVALDAGVVVDAAGRASVPGVWAAGDVARLLSHPSLPESTRVEHWTHAIEHGRHVGLNVARGSHADYAAVPYFWTEQYGRRFHGYGRIRPGDTAQLVEGALDEEEYLVLYGSGEKLHAVVSCGCVRSLRGYRKLLERNGTWREALDLTGHTAPIHTTSPPTPADATTNVRKNVEAS; this is encoded by the coding sequence GTGGTCATCGTCGGCGCTTCCGCGGCGGGCCTGAGCGCTGCCGACGGACTGCGCGAGGGAGGGTACGACGGACGCATCGTCATCTTGGGCGATGAGCAACATGAGCCTTACGACCGGCCGACCCTGTCGAAGAAGCTGCTTGTCTCGCAGGGGGAGCCGCAGCTGCACGCGCTGCGCACACCGGAGCGGCTGGAAGCCGACGGCGTGACCCTTCTGCTCGGCCACCGAGCGGTCGGCCTCGACGTCGACCGCCACTACGTCGTGACCGAGAACGGCGACGCCGTCCCCTGGGACGCCGTGATCATCACGACCGGGAGTCGGCCGCGGACCCTGGTGACTACTGAGGCGGAGACCCTCCCCGTGCTCCGCACTCCCGCAGACCTTGGCCTCCTGCGCGAAGCGGCGGCACGCTACGGCCAGGTCACCCTGATCGGCGCTGGGCTGATCGGGCTGGAGATCGCTTCCAGCCTGTCCGGGCACCACGTCGAGGTGACCGTGATCAACGACCTCGAGCTCCCGTTGCGCAACATCCTCGGAGAGCCCGTGGCTGAACAGGTCCGCGAGCTGCATCGGCGTCACGGCGTCGATCTCCTGCTGGGTGTCAGCGTCGAGAGCGTCAGCGGTGGCCCCGGGTCGTACTCCGTCCAACTCTCCGACGGCAGCACTCACCGCACCTCGTTTGTCCTGGTCGGCATCGGCGTAGAGGCCAACGACGAGTGGCTCGACGGGTCAGGCGTGGCGCTGGATGCGGGTGTGGTGGTGGATGCGGCGGGTCGCGCGAGCGTTCCAGGAGTCTGGGCGGCCGGCGACGTGGCTCGCCTGTTGTCGCACCCCTCGCTGCCCGAGTCGACCCGCGTCGAACACTGGACACACGCCATCGAGCACGGCCGCCACGTCGGCCTCAACGTCGCGAGGGGATCCCACGCCGACTACGCCGCCGTGCCCTACTTCTGGACTGAGCAGTACGGACGGCGGTTCCACGGCTACGGCCGCATCCGGCCGGGCGACACGGCACAGCTCGTCGAGGGAGCCCTCGACGAAGAGGAGTACCTGGTCCTGTACGGCAGCGGCGAGAAGCTCCACGCCGTGGTCTCGTGCGGGTGCGTCCGGTCCCTCAGGGGCTACCGCAAGCTCCTCGAGCGCAACGGCACCTGGCGTGAGGCTCTGGACCTGACCGGCCACACCGCCCCGATCCACACGACGTCTCCCCCCACACCGGCTGACGCAACAACTAACGTAAGGAAGAACGTTGAAGCTTCTTGA
- a CDS encoding SDR family oxidoreductase, translating to MKLLDDHIVLVTGGGSGLGLGVARHLLTEGAQLAVLEVDPDKVKALSEEFGDSALVLQGDVRSIGDLQDARSAIVERFGRLTSIVATQGIWDGNVPLVDIPVEQIDALFDEVYSINVKGYVLTAKVFLDLIQAERGGLVLTASQAAFAADGGGTAYTSSKGAVRSLVNQLAFELGPEIRVNAVAPTGIAKSEIRGPAALGLEQSKQSDIPADAFRFEFEWLTPLQHLPSPEEYGPLYAFLASRHNTVMTGQTLIADSGTLNRALGSMTALVRSMPDR from the coding sequence TTGAAGCTTCTTGACGACCACATCGTCCTCGTGACCGGCGGTGGTTCCGGTTTGGGGCTGGGTGTCGCGCGGCACCTGCTGACGGAGGGCGCGCAGCTCGCGGTGCTCGAAGTCGACCCTGACAAGGTGAAGGCTCTGAGCGAGGAGTTCGGTGACAGCGCGCTGGTGCTTCAAGGAGACGTGCGCAGCATCGGAGATCTCCAGGACGCGCGCAGCGCGATCGTGGAGCGTTTCGGCAGGTTGACCTCGATCGTCGCGACCCAGGGGATCTGGGATGGCAATGTTCCGCTGGTCGACATCCCTGTCGAGCAGATCGACGCGTTGTTCGATGAGGTTTACTCCATCAACGTCAAGGGCTATGTCCTGACCGCGAAGGTGTTCCTTGATCTGATCCAGGCCGAGCGGGGTGGCCTCGTGCTGACGGCGTCCCAGGCGGCTTTCGCTGCTGATGGTGGCGGTACCGCGTACACCTCCAGCAAGGGTGCGGTGCGCAGCCTGGTGAACCAGCTCGCGTTCGAGCTCGGACCGGAGATCCGAGTCAATGCTGTGGCGCCTACGGGGATCGCCAAGAGCGAGATCCGGGGGCCCGCAGCACTCGGTCTCGAGCAGTCCAAGCAGTCCGACATCCCAGCCGACGCGTTCCGGTTCGAGTTCGAGTGGCTGACTCCGCTACAGCACCTGCCCTCGCCGGAGGAGTACGGCCCGCTGTACGCCTTCCTCGCGTCGCGCCACAACACGGTGATGACAGGACAGACGCTCATCGCTGACTCCGGCACCTTGAACCGCGCCCTGGGGTCGATGACCGCCCTGGTGAGGTCGATGCCGGACCGCTGA
- a CDS encoding MBL fold metallo-hydrolase — protein MFASPSYRRKAQMSHRVEGGRFAPPETAVEVSDGIFSYAQPDGSWYINNTGFIVGSRGVVSVDASSTVDRTRAFLAAIARVTEAPVRTLINTHHHGDHTYGNFLFEGATIVGREGIRELIMQFGGPEALPPVWDEVDWGDVTLAPPFLTFTDQVKVYADDLECQVTYVGAPAHTTNDSIVWIPERRVLFSGDLLFKGGTPFLLQGSIAGSLEALERLSALGAETIVPGHGPVCGPEVIDTVTSYLQFVQKVAAQGMDAGLTPLELARDTDLGDFGELLDSERIVGNLYRAYADLHAGMNGTQLGAPIDAVGALADMVAYNGGKPLSCYA, from the coding sequence GTGTTCGCTTCTCCCTCTTACCGAAGAAAGGCACAGATGAGTCACCGTGTGGAAGGCGGGCGGTTTGCGCCTCCGGAGACCGCTGTCGAGGTCAGCGACGGCATCTTCTCTTACGCGCAGCCGGACGGCAGCTGGTACATCAACAACACCGGCTTCATCGTCGGCTCGCGCGGTGTCGTCAGCGTCGACGCATCATCGACGGTGGACCGGACCCGCGCATTCTTGGCGGCCATCGCCAGAGTCACCGAGGCGCCCGTCCGCACCTTGATCAACACTCATCACCACGGTGATCACACCTACGGCAACTTTCTGTTCGAGGGTGCCACCATCGTCGGTCGGGAGGGCATCCGCGAACTCATCATGCAGTTCGGTGGTCCTGAGGCTCTGCCCCCGGTGTGGGACGAGGTCGACTGGGGGGACGTCACGCTCGCTCCACCGTTCTTGACCTTCACCGACCAGGTGAAGGTCTACGCCGACGACCTCGAGTGCCAGGTGACTTACGTCGGCGCGCCGGCGCACACGACCAACGACTCGATCGTGTGGATCCCCGAACGTCGTGTCCTCTTCAGCGGCGACCTGCTGTTCAAGGGCGGGACCCCGTTCCTGCTTCAGGGATCGATCGCCGGTTCGCTCGAGGCTCTCGAGCGTCTCTCCGCGCTGGGCGCCGAGACGATCGTCCCGGGACACGGACCCGTGTGTGGACCCGAGGTGATCGACACGGTCACGTCCTACCTGCAGTTCGTCCAGAAGGTCGCTGCCCAGGGCATGGATGCCGGGCTCACTCCGCTCGAGCTCGCTCGCGACACCGACCTCGGTGACTTCGGCGAGCTGCTGGACTCCGAACGGATCGTCGGCAACCTCTACCGAGCGTATGCCGACCTCCACGCAGGGATGAACGGCACTCAGCTGGGCGCTCCGATCGACGCGGTCGGTGCCTTGGCGGACATGGTCGCCTACAACGGCGGCAAGCCGCTCTCCTGCTACGCCTAG
- a CDS encoding fumarylacetoacetate hydrolase family protein produces MRWASHISGKDGQEHAALVEADNLLSVEETLLELLQSDGTLGAHAARARSNPWDVVPLGGASLVAPVPRPPSVRDFMAFEQHLVNCSAAMGTSVPPVWYDQPVFYFTNPAAITGPYDDVPMAPGTAQYDYELEVAAVIGRPGSDLAPADAEAYIAGYVLFCDWSARDLQSKEMTIGLGPAKGKDTATSLGPFLVTPDELEARRSGKGYDVAMTASVNGTTYSQGNWRDLFWSFEQMLAYASRGTELQAGDVIGSGTVGTGCILELSQVHGGDRFPWLQPGDRVELDGGPLGRISAQVSPSAADRLALS; encoded by the coding sequence ATGCGTTGGGCCAGCCACATCAGCGGCAAGGACGGCCAAGAGCACGCCGCTCTCGTCGAGGCCGACAACCTGCTCAGCGTCGAGGAGACGCTGCTCGAGCTCTTGCAATCGGACGGCACCCTCGGTGCCCATGCCGCCAGGGCCCGGAGCAACCCGTGGGACGTCGTTCCTCTCGGAGGAGCGTCTCTCGTCGCACCGGTGCCACGACCTCCCTCCGTCCGGGACTTCATGGCGTTCGAGCAGCATCTCGTCAACTGCTCCGCCGCCATGGGTACCTCGGTCCCCCCGGTGTGGTATGACCAGCCGGTCTTCTACTTCACCAACCCCGCTGCGATCACGGGCCCCTACGACGACGTCCCCATGGCGCCCGGCACCGCTCAGTACGACTACGAGCTCGAGGTCGCGGCGGTCATCGGACGACCTGGGTCGGACCTGGCGCCGGCGGACGCGGAGGCCTACATCGCTGGTTACGTGTTGTTCTGCGACTGGAGCGCTCGAGACCTGCAGAGCAAGGAGATGACCATCGGCCTCGGTCCGGCCAAGGGCAAGGACACGGCGACCAGCCTCGGCCCGTTCCTGGTCACACCGGACGAGCTCGAGGCTCGCCGATCGGGGAAGGGCTACGACGTCGCCATGACGGCATCGGTCAACGGCACCACCTACAGCCAGGGAAACTGGCGAGACCTCTTCTGGTCGTTCGAGCAGATGCTCGCCTACGCCTCCCGGGGGACCGAGTTGCAGGCCGGCGACGTCATCGGCAGCGGAACCGTCGGCACCGGCTGCATCCTCGAGCTGTCCCAGGTGCACGGGGGAGACCGCTTCCCGTGGCTCCAGCCCGGCGACCGGGTCGAGCTCGATGGAGGCCCGCTCGGCCGGATCTCGGCGCAGGTCAGCCCCAGCGCGGCTGATCGGCTTGCGCTGTCGTGA
- a CDS encoding FAD-binding oxidoreductase, with translation MRATCTSDVQQVLKWASEHGVPVVPRGAGSSLSGGASGINGGVTLSLERMRDITVDPVNRVAVVGPGAITADVKSAAAEHGLWYPPDPSSVEMSSIGGNAATNAGGLCCVKYGVTSDYVLGMEVVLADGTALRLGGPRLKDVAGLALLKLFVGSEGTLGVITELTLRLLPRPAGAATLVASFSSLDAAVQAVVGLTARVRPSMLELMDRVSINAVEDMTRMGLDRAAEALLMVRTDTPGESAVEEIALIHEVCGRHGASEIYTSTDPDEGEALLAARRAALPALETLGSLLIDDVGVPVPALPSLVRRIQATAARHDVLIAVVAHAGDGNVHPVIVYPSGDCDAEARARRAFGDIMGAAIELGGTITGEHGVGRLKAPWLADQVGRDVITATARIKDALDPCGILNPGVILETGDRSPDPGS, from the coding sequence GTGCGTGCGACGTGCACGTCCGACGTCCAGCAGGTGTTGAAGTGGGCCAGCGAACACGGCGTGCCCGTGGTGCCACGAGGTGCGGGGTCCTCTCTATCGGGTGGTGCCTCGGGCATCAACGGGGGAGTCACCCTCAGCCTGGAACGGATGCGCGACATCACCGTCGACCCCGTCAACAGGGTCGCGGTCGTCGGCCCTGGTGCCATCACCGCGGACGTGAAGTCGGCCGCGGCTGAGCACGGTCTCTGGTACCCGCCAGATCCGTCGTCGGTGGAGATGAGCTCCATCGGAGGGAACGCGGCGACCAACGCGGGCGGCCTGTGTTGCGTGAAGTACGGCGTCACCAGCGACTACGTCCTCGGGATGGAGGTCGTCCTCGCCGATGGAACAGCGCTCCGCCTCGGCGGGCCTCGACTCAAGGACGTCGCGGGACTGGCGCTGCTCAAGCTCTTCGTCGGGTCAGAAGGCACTCTCGGCGTGATCACGGAGCTCACGCTCCGCCTGCTCCCGCGCCCGGCTGGCGCGGCGACGCTGGTGGCATCCTTCAGTTCGCTGGATGCGGCCGTCCAGGCGGTGGTCGGGCTGACTGCTCGAGTCCGGCCGTCCATGCTCGAGCTGATGGACAGGGTCTCGATCAACGCCGTCGAAGACATGACTCGCATGGGCCTGGACCGTGCCGCCGAGGCGCTCCTCATGGTGCGCACCGACACGCCGGGCGAATCCGCCGTCGAGGAGATCGCCCTGATCCACGAGGTCTGTGGTCGTCACGGCGCCAGTGAGATCTACACCTCGACTGATCCTGACGAAGGCGAGGCCCTCCTTGCGGCACGCCGCGCTGCCCTACCTGCGCTCGAGACCCTCGGTTCGCTCCTCATCGACGACGTCGGCGTGCCGGTTCCGGCGCTGCCCTCGCTGGTGCGACGCATCCAGGCGACAGCGGCTCGCCACGATGTCCTCATCGCCGTCGTTGCGCATGCCGGCGACGGCAACGTCCACCCGGTGATCGTCTACCCGAGCGGCGACTGCGACGCAGAAGCTCGCGCGCGACGTGCCTTCGGTGACATCATGGGCGCTGCGATCGAGCTCGGTGGAACGATCACCGGTGAGCACGGCGTTGGTCGTCTGAAGGCGCCGTGGCTGGCCGACCAGGTCGGTCGAGACGTCATCACGGCGACCGCGCGGATCAAGGATGCGTTGGATCCGTGCGGCATCCTCAACCCCGGAGTCATCCTGGAGACTGGGGACCGGTCGCCGGATCCCGGCTCCTGA
- a CDS encoding VOC family protein, with protein sequence MSLAFRPITHLRHVGIAVPSYRQAVDFYQNVWGLTPVAQDSGVTFFGTPADPEHYILRVREDRQKRLDLIAFAADSPTDVDLLAERLIDRQIKIDRDPDKLSTPGGGYGLRFFDPDGRLIEVSADVELRPYRQLEAKESIPQKLSHVVINTTNVHATKAFYEDVLGFRLSDWLGDFMCFMRSGPQHHILAISQAPSHSLNHISFEMRGIDEYMRGTGRMIRHGHRPLWGPGRHGAGDNTFSYFLDPFDNIIEYTTELEIVDEDTWEPSVYDPASPDTQDQWGTGGAMTEVMLPIMLKTRDDVGLWTPSPM encoded by the coding sequence ATGTCCCTGGCTTTCCGGCCCATTACCCATTTGCGCCATGTCGGAATTGCGGTCCCCAGCTATCGACAGGCCGTGGACTTCTACCAGAACGTCTGGGGTCTCACACCGGTCGCGCAGGACAGCGGGGTGACGTTCTTCGGGACGCCAGCCGATCCAGAGCACTACATCCTCCGGGTCCGTGAGGACCGGCAGAAGCGGCTCGACCTGATCGCTTTCGCCGCCGATTCGCCCACCGACGTGGATCTCCTGGCCGAGCGACTGATCGACAGGCAGATCAAGATCGATCGCGACCCGGACAAGTTGAGCACTCCGGGCGGTGGCTACGGGCTGCGCTTCTTCGATCCCGACGGCCGGCTCATCGAGGTGTCGGCCGATGTCGAACTGCGGCCGTATCGCCAGCTGGAGGCGAAGGAGTCCATTCCTCAGAAGCTCAGCCACGTCGTCATCAACACCACGAACGTGCATGCGACGAAGGCCTTCTACGAGGACGTTCTCGGGTTCCGGCTGTCCGACTGGCTGGGCGACTTCATGTGCTTCATGCGGTCCGGCCCCCAGCACCACATCCTGGCCATCTCCCAGGCTCCGAGCCACTCGCTGAACCACATCTCGTTCGAGATGCGCGGCATCGACGAGTACATGCGCGGCACCGGTCGGATGATCCGCCATGGCCACCGACCGCTGTGGGGGCCGGGGCGGCACGGCGCCGGGGACAACACCTTCTCCTACTTCCTCGACCCGTTCGACAACATCATCGAGTACACCACCGAGCTGGAGATCGTCGACGAGGACACGTGGGAGCCGTCGGTCTACGATCCCGCCTCACCAGACACCCAGGACCAGTGGGGGACCGGCGGCGCCATGACGGAGGTCATGCTCCCCATCATGCTCAAGACGCGGGACGACGTCGGTCTCTGGACCCCATCGCCAATGTGA
- a CDS encoding alpha/beta hydrolase family protein produces MFEYFSGPRYIWNLSVCGTLNCGGAIDEVDRACRPARAAQDVDSGSKLFMQGWKAVADEVAEQARASEAAGHLRTAGQQWYRSGLYVSHAERMMGNSDPGRREFYQQALDAFAKVFEIADPATTRVEVPFEGTTLPAYFSNASKNGEPVPCIVMWNGLDSTKEQMYTSGWPQEMRERGISVLMVDNPGSGEALRFQDLTSRIESEDWAAAQVDWLESRSDVDSDRIGLVGWSLGGYYCPRAAAFEKRFKLLAIWGANHNWGEVQKKRLQREGENPVPHYWEHVLWTWGFDDVDTFIQYAEGVNLNGVVEKITVPFLITHGENDRQISVDYAHQSYDQAVNSPKRELRIFTVEEGAAEHVGLDHMPHINAYIADWVEDTFAEIS; encoded by the coding sequence ATGTTTGAGTACTTCAGCGGGCCCAGGTACATCTGGAACCTCAGCGTCTGCGGGACGCTGAACTGTGGTGGCGCCATCGACGAGGTCGACCGCGCGTGCCGGCCGGCTCGCGCGGCGCAGGACGTCGACTCCGGCAGCAAGCTGTTCATGCAGGGCTGGAAGGCCGTCGCAGACGAGGTCGCAGAGCAGGCACGTGCCTCTGAGGCCGCGGGTCACCTGCGGACCGCGGGGCAGCAGTGGTATCGGTCCGGGCTGTACGTCTCGCATGCGGAGCGGATGATGGGGAACTCGGACCCGGGGCGTCGCGAGTTCTACCAGCAGGCGCTGGACGCCTTCGCCAAGGTCTTCGAGATCGCCGACCCGGCGACGACGCGGGTGGAGGTCCCGTTCGAGGGCACCACGCTGCCGGCGTACTTCTCGAATGCGTCCAAGAACGGCGAGCCGGTGCCGTGCATCGTGATGTGGAACGGCCTGGACTCCACCAAGGAGCAGATGTACACGTCGGGCTGGCCGCAGGAGATGCGCGAGCGCGGCATCTCGGTGCTCATGGTCGACAACCCGGGCTCGGGCGAGGCGCTGCGCTTCCAAGACCTCACCTCCCGTATCGAGTCCGAGGACTGGGCCGCGGCTCAGGTCGACTGGCTCGAGTCCCGCTCGGACGTCGACAGCGATCGGATCGGCCTGGTGGGCTGGTCGCTCGGCGGCTACTACTGCCCGCGCGCGGCCGCGTTCGAGAAGCGGTTCAAGCTGCTCGCCATCTGGGGCGCCAACCACAACTGGGGAGAGGTCCAGAAGAAGCGGCTGCAGCGTGAGGGCGAGAACCCGGTACCGCACTACTGGGAGCACGTCCTGTGGACATGGGGTTTCGACGACGTCGACACCTTCATCCAGTACGCCGAGGGCGTCAACCTCAACGGCGTCGTCGAGAAGATCACCGTCCCGTTCCTGATCACGCACGGCGAGAACGACCGGCAGATTTCAGTCGACTACGCGCACCAGTCCTATGACCAAGCCGTCAACAGTCCGAAGCGAGAGCTGCGGATCTTCACCGTCGAGGAGGGCGCGGCCGAGCACGTCGGCCTCGACCACATGCCGCACATCAACGCCTACATCGCCGACTGGGTCGAGGACACGTTCGCTGAGATCTCCTGA
- a CDS encoding nuclear transport factor 2 family protein has translation MPVSQPPTDPTQQIQWLVDRAAISDLLVDFARALDEKDWEGYANHYVDDGVLSFPGGAGHEGRTGMADFAAASLSRYAGTHHLTTNYAISVEGDAATARAYLIAAHIFDAADPTRHADGAGCNNCRLRRTADGWRLTEVAFQVSYLSGEMMFPL, from the coding sequence ATGCCCGTCTCCCAACCACCGACCGACCCGACACAACAGATCCAGTGGCTCGTCGATCGAGCAGCGATCAGTGACCTTCTCGTCGACTTCGCACGCGCACTCGACGAGAAGGACTGGGAGGGTTACGCGAACCACTATGTGGACGACGGAGTTCTGAGCTTTCCGGGCGGGGCCGGCCACGAAGGTCGGACCGGTATGGCTGACTTCGCGGCTGCGAGCCTCAGCCGCTACGCCGGCACCCACCACCTCACCACCAACTACGCGATCAGCGTGGAGGGCGATGCGGCGACCGCAAGGGCATATCTGATCGCCGCCCACATCTTCGATGCAGCTGATCCGACCCGGCATGCGGATGGGGCCGGCTGTAACAACTGCCGGCTCCGCCGTACCGCCGACGGCTGGCGGCTGACCGAGGTGGCGTTCCAGGTGTCCTATCTCTCCGGCGAGATGATGTTTCCGCTCTGA
- a CDS encoding NAD(P)-dependent oxidoreductase, with protein MSKVTDCVADEQHRAQVEELDGGRWAAKVLVWDGSGLPPDGIEQTEVLLTPYRLEPMNPAELAAMPALDVVQLMSAGFETWEHVVPADVALCAGRGLHGSSTAEVAVAGILTLLHQHPTLLRQQWDGIWQAQHRSSLEGSAAFVIGPGDIGRKIATVLEVFGATVTLVGRRAAAAVVAFEKLSELLAYQDVIVLAAPLTEATRGLVDAEFLAKLGDGAIVVNISRGPVIDTDALADALGGARIRAVLDVTDPELLPAGHRLWSLPGQILTPHVRGASDGWDRRADELLIRQLERRATGQPLLYRVH; from the coding sequence ATGAGCAAGGTGACCGACTGTGTCGCCGACGAGCAACACCGAGCCCAGGTGGAAGAACTCGACGGCGGGCGCTGGGCCGCGAAGGTGCTGGTCTGGGACGGCTCCGGGCTTCCACCTGACGGCATCGAGCAGACTGAGGTGCTGTTGACGCCATACCGTCTCGAGCCGATGAACCCGGCGGAGCTGGCAGCGATGCCCGCCCTGGACGTCGTCCAGCTCATGTCGGCCGGCTTCGAGACGTGGGAGCACGTCGTCCCGGCGGACGTGGCGCTGTGTGCCGGCCGGGGGCTTCACGGTTCCTCGACCGCCGAGGTGGCTGTCGCCGGCATACTCACGCTGCTCCACCAACACCCCACTCTGCTGCGTCAGCAATGGGACGGGATCTGGCAGGCTCAGCACCGCTCGAGTCTCGAGGGCAGCGCAGCATTCGTCATCGGGCCGGGCGACATCGGTCGCAAGATCGCCACCGTGCTCGAGGTGTTCGGCGCGACCGTGACCCTGGTCGGACGCCGAGCTGCAGCTGCTGTCGTCGCATTCGAGAAGCTGAGCGAGCTGCTCGCCTACCAGGACGTCATAGTGCTCGCCGCTCCGCTCACCGAGGCAACGCGTGGACTCGTCGACGCTGAGTTCTTGGCGAAGCTGGGCGATGGCGCCATCGTCGTGAACATCTCTCGTGGCCCGGTGATCGACACCGACGCGCTCGCCGACGCGTTGGGGGGAGCTCGGATACGAGCAGTGCTGGACGTGACGGACCCGGAGCTGCTCCCAGCGGGCCACCGCCTGTGGTCCCTACCGGGCCAAATCCTCACGCCTCACGTGAGGGGTGCCTCCGATGGCTGGGACAGGAGGGCCGACGAGCTGCTGATCAGGCAGCTCGAGCGCCGGGCGACCGGCCAGCCCCTGCTGTACCGCGTGCACTGA
- a CDS encoding SDR family oxidoreductase, with translation MAPDPGQRGHAEDKRGLVINVSSVAGSTVSGSSIPYAVRKAGLEHMTRCLAVAMGPEVRVNAIAPGYIETERTREWAVRDQVVQHAARLGMPSDLATAFLTLIDATTPSGLSCRSTAGSGSYEQGDRLCRRRATPSPGGRTRRRALGREGAGLGRLRAST, from the coding sequence GTGGCACCTGACCCAGGCCAGCGAGGCCATGCTGAAGACAAGCGGGGCCTGGTGATCAACGTGAGCTCAGTGGCTGGCTCGACGGTCTCCGGCTCGAGCATCCCTTACGCCGTGAGAAAGGCCGGTCTCGAGCACATGACCCGGTGCCTCGCGGTGGCGATGGGTCCAGAGGTGAGGGTCAACGCGATCGCACCGGGCTACATCGAGACCGAGCGGACTCGCGAGTGGGCCGTTCGGGACCAGGTGGTCCAGCACGCCGCGCGCCTCGGCATGCCGTCGGATCTCGCTACCGCGTTTCTGACGCTCATCGACGCCACTACACCGTCGGGGCTGTCCTGCCGGTCGACGGCGGGCTCGGGCTCGTATGAGCAAGGTGACCGACTGTGTCGCCGACGAGCAACACCGAGCCCAGGTGGAAGAACTCGACGGCGGGCGCTGGGCCGCGAAGGTGCTGGTCTGGGACGGCTCCGGGCTTCCACCTGA
- a CDS encoding dihydrolipoamide acetyltransferase family protein, with protein MTSTSALTDTRTFNLPDLGEGLTEADVVRWMVHVGDVIAVDQPMLEVETAKSIVEVPSPFAGRVLALHAREGETVQVGHALVSVTPTASDPEPSDRTEQADAAAQTYRNEERAGSGNVLIGYGTSDPASGGRRRRRNAVLGAPGRTTALAQDTPKTEATDHTAASIVPTRHAVPRVISPLVRNLAREHGIDLHTLTGTGRGGLITRSDVERAHPDRHAAEATASTTSKPVEVSGETRIPLTAFRKAVSAALTRSRTEIPEATVWVDVDATPLWELRENQRSANDGGPGILAYLARFTVAALRQYPVLNARIDTTTNEIVQLRSINLGFAVQSERGLVVPSVAAAERLTTTELDSEIRALTARARDGRCSPEELAAGTFTLNNYGSFRVDGSAAIINHPQVAILGFGRIIERPWVVNGDIVARRITQMSFAFDHRVCDGGTASGFMRAVADAIENPAFAISRL; from the coding sequence GTGACGTCGACATCGGCACTCACGGACACTCGGACCTTCAACCTCCCAGATCTCGGCGAGGGACTGACCGAGGCCGACGTCGTGCGCTGGATGGTCCACGTCGGCGACGTCATCGCCGTGGATCAGCCGATGCTCGAAGTTGAGACTGCCAAGTCCATCGTCGAGGTCCCTTCGCCCTTCGCAGGACGCGTGCTCGCCTTGCACGCCCGGGAGGGCGAGACCGTCCAGGTCGGACATGCGCTGGTCAGCGTCACCCCCACAGCCTCGGACCCTGAACCGAGCGACCGGACCGAGCAGGCCGACGCTGCCGCACAGACCTACCGCAACGAGGAACGAGCTGGCTCCGGAAACGTGCTCATCGGATACGGGACGTCCGACCCTGCGTCCGGCGGCCGTCGGCGCCGACGCAATGCCGTCCTCGGAGCACCCGGGCGCACCACGGCCCTCGCGCAGGACACCCCCAAGACCGAGGCCACAGACCACACCGCCGCCAGCATCGTGCCCACGCGACACGCCGTCCCCCGGGTCATCTCGCCGCTGGTCCGCAACCTCGCACGCGAGCACGGAATCGACCTCCACACCCTGACCGGCACAGGGCGTGGTGGGCTCATCACCAGGTCGGACGTCGAGAGGGCGCACCCCGACCGACATGCGGCTGAAGCCACTGCCTCCACGACCTCGAAGCCTGTCGAGGTCTCCGGCGAGACTCGAATCCCGCTGACCGCGTTCCGCAAGGCCGTCTCGGCCGCGCTGACCCGCTCTCGCACTGAGATCCCGGAGGCAACTGTCTGGGTGGACGTCGACGCAACCCCCCTCTGGGAGCTGCGCGAGAACCAACGCTCAGCGAACGACGGCGGTCCCGGCATCCTCGCCTACTTGGCTCGCTTCACCGTGGCAGCCCTGCGCCAGTACCCGGTGCTCAACGCCCGCATCGACACCACGACGAACGAGATCGTCCAGCTGCGGTCGATCAACCTCGGATTCGCCGTCCAGAGCGAGCGCGGTCTGGTCGTCCCATCGGTCGCGGCTGCGGAGCGCCTCACCACCACCGAGCTGGACAGCGAGATCCGGGCTCTCACGGCCCGCGCCCGTGACGGCCGATGCTCTCCCGAAGAGCTGGCCGCCGGGACCTTCACCCTCAACAACTACGGCAGCTTCCGAGTCGACGGGAGCGCGGCCATCATCAACCATCCGCAGGTTGCCATCCTCGGTTTCGGCCGCATCATCGAGAGACCCTGGGTGGTGAACGGCGACATCGTGGCGCGCCGCATCACTCAGATGTCATTCGCGTTCGATCATCGCGTCTGCGACGGCGGCACCGCATCCGGCTTCATGCGTGCAGTCGCCGACGCAATTGAGAACCCGGCGTTCGCAATCTCGAGGCTGTGA